From Microlunatus capsulatus, a single genomic window includes:
- a CDS encoding helix-turn-helix domain-containing protein, protein MAWSTREVAELAGTTVNAVRHYHRAGLLEEPGRRSNGYKEYGARHLVRLLQIRRLRDLGVPLAQLESVSSAGESPSAALLAIDADLAASIERLQRARAEIRAILHGVSATDVPSGFEDLAGRLSRPDRSLVLVYSQLYDASAMADLRAMVEAEPDDAGAAFDALPPDADEATRQRLSETLAPQLAQHVADHPWLVDQAAHQPRGPRVTQEAVVATLLEVYNEAQIDVLGRAAVLADLAAGGPTAADHPQDASASRS, encoded by the coding sequence ATGGCCTGGAGCACGCGCGAGGTGGCAGAGCTCGCCGGGACCACGGTGAACGCGGTCCGGCACTACCACCGGGCCGGTCTCCTCGAGGAGCCGGGACGGAGGTCCAACGGCTACAAGGAGTACGGCGCCCGGCACCTCGTGCGGCTGCTGCAGATCCGCCGGCTCCGCGACCTCGGGGTGCCGCTCGCGCAGCTGGAGTCGGTGAGCTCGGCGGGGGAGAGCCCGTCGGCGGCCCTGCTGGCGATCGACGCCGACCTCGCCGCCAGCATCGAGCGGCTGCAGCGGGCCCGCGCCGAGATCCGGGCGATCCTGCACGGGGTCTCCGCCACCGACGTGCCGTCGGGCTTCGAGGACCTCGCCGGCCGGCTGTCCCGCCCGGACCGGTCGCTGGTGCTGGTCTACTCCCAGCTCTACGACGCGTCGGCGATGGCCGACCTGAGGGCGATGGTGGAGGCCGAGCCGGACGACGCGGGGGCCGCGTTCGACGCGCTGCCGCCGGACGCGGACGAGGCCACCCGGCAGCGGCTCTCCGAGACGTTGGCCCCGCAGCTCGCGCAGCACGTCGCCGACCACCCGTGGCTGGTCGACCAGGCCGCGCACCAGCCGCGGGGTCCGCGGGTCACCCAGGAGGCGGTCGTGGCGACCCTCCTCGAGGTCTACAACGAGGCCCAGATCGACGTTCTGGGGCGTGCGGCCGTCCTCGCGGACCTGGCAGCCGGCGGGCCCACCGCGGCCGACCACCCTCAGGACGCGTCGGCGTCGCGCTCCTGA
- a CDS encoding class I SAM-dependent methyltransferase, whose translation MTGTRDYQDWHRRYDDPRSGLSWRLRRVRRHLHGALDERAGDRRVLSVCAGDGRDVLGVLAERADADRVSAVLLELHPELAQRARDAADAAGLAHVEVRAVDAGTVQAYAGAAPADVVVLVGIFGNIADADVWRVIGVAPQLCRPGAAVLWSRGRRFSRELPGVTAGDLNDEVRARFADAGFEEQAYETHDGGGRPAVGVVRYAGPAVDLRPAPAPLFTFVR comes from the coding sequence GTGACCGGCACGCGCGACTACCAGGACTGGCACCGCCGCTACGACGACCCGCGCTCCGGGCTGTCCTGGAGGCTGCGGCGGGTGCGCCGCCACCTGCACGGTGCGCTCGACGAGCGCGCGGGGGACCGCCGGGTGCTCAGCGTCTGCGCCGGGGACGGCCGCGACGTCCTGGGGGTCCTCGCCGAGCGGGCCGACGCCGACCGGGTGTCGGCCGTGCTGCTGGAGCTGCACCCAGAGCTCGCCCAGCGGGCTCGCGACGCGGCGGACGCCGCAGGACTGGCGCACGTCGAGGTCCGTGCCGTCGACGCCGGCACGGTGCAGGCCTACGCGGGGGCGGCGCCGGCCGACGTCGTGGTGCTGGTGGGCATCTTCGGCAACATCGCGGACGCGGACGTCTGGCGGGTGATCGGCGTCGCGCCCCAGCTGTGCCGGCCCGGAGCGGCCGTCCTCTGGTCACGGGGCCGTCGGTTCAGCCGCGAGCTGCCGGGCGTCACGGCCGGCGACCTCAACGACGAGGTGCGCGCCCGCTTCGCCGACGCCGGGTTCGAGGAGCAGGCGTACGAGACGCACGACGGGGGCGGGCGGCCCGCCGTGGGCGTGGTGCGCTACGCCGGGCCCGCGGTCGACCTGCGACCCGCGCCCGCACCGCTGTTCACCTTCGTGCGGTGA
- a CDS encoding SDR family NAD(P)-dependent oxidoreductase: MTHPSRPVAVITGASSGIGEQFARRYAREGYDLVLVARSGAVLEALAAELARAHRVAVEVHPADLTREADVTALAEALVGGLPRVDHVVNCAGVAPEGDLHRAEEQALRQLVDLNVTALTLLTRAAVVRMRAQGHGTIVNIASAAGYQPVPHLAAYAASKSYVRMFTEALSEENRSAGLRILAVSPGDTLTPMNPGASGRKRTPEQVVDTAWRGLAGSAPSLVDGRANSLLAAAASRVLPTRLALRTAERMMRHKG, from the coding sequence ATGACCCACCCGTCACGTCCCGTCGCCGTCATCACCGGAGCCAGCTCGGGCATCGGCGAGCAGTTCGCCCGCCGCTACGCCCGGGAGGGGTACGACCTCGTGCTCGTCGCCCGGTCGGGCGCCGTCCTGGAGGCCCTCGCGGCCGAGCTGGCCAGGGCGCACCGGGTGGCCGTCGAGGTGCACCCCGCCGACCTCACCCGGGAGGCGGACGTCACCGCCCTGGCTGAGGCGCTGGTGGGCGGGCTGCCGCGGGTCGACCACGTCGTCAACTGCGCCGGCGTCGCGCCGGAGGGCGACCTGCACCGGGCCGAGGAGCAGGCGCTGCGGCAGCTGGTCGACCTCAACGTCACCGCGCTCACCCTGCTGACGCGGGCGGCGGTGGTCCGGATGCGCGCGCAGGGCCACGGGACGATCGTCAACATCGCCAGTGCGGCCGGGTACCAGCCCGTGCCGCACCTCGCGGCCTACGCGGCCTCGAAGTCCTACGTCCGGATGTTCACCGAGGCGCTGTCGGAGGAGAACCGGAGCGCTGGCCTGCGCATCCTCGCCGTCTCCCCGGGGGACACCCTCACGCCGATGAACCCCGGTGCCAGCGGGAGGAAGCGCACGCCGGAGCAGGTCGTCGACACGGCCTGGCGGGGACTGGCGGGCTCGGCGCCCTCCCTCGTCGACGGTCGGGCGAACAGCCTCCTGGCCGCCGCCGCGTCGCGCGTCCTCCCCACGCGCCTCGCGCTGCGGACCGCCGAGCGGATGATGCGTCACAAGGGCTGA
- a CDS encoding TetR/AcrR family transcriptional regulator, with translation MDGQRRDAARNRAHIVEAARGRAAAGEGLALNAVARAADVGVGTVYRHFASVDELEEAVVAERFDELAALLRAAGPGQLEQVLTAHFRLLADDALFERVTARAEPALEQTTRTRDALITDLAELMARTRERGDLRADVDAAGVLLLVCGLAHAVRSAGVPADSPPGRVLLRVVLDGLRPPRRD, from the coding sequence ATGGACGGCCAGCGCAGGGACGCCGCACGCAACCGCGCGCACATCGTCGAGGCGGCCCGCGGACGAGCGGCCGCCGGAGAGGGTCTGGCGCTGAACGCCGTCGCCCGCGCCGCCGACGTGGGGGTGGGGACGGTCTACCGGCACTTCGCGAGCGTGGACGAGCTGGAGGAGGCCGTGGTCGCGGAGCGGTTCGACGAGCTCGCCGCCCTCCTCCGCGCCGCCGGTCCCGGGCAGCTCGAGCAGGTGCTGACGGCGCACTTCCGGCTGCTCGCCGACGACGCCCTCTTCGAGAGGGTGACGGCGCGCGCCGAACCGGCGCTGGAGCAGACGACCCGGACGCGCGACGCCCTGATCACCGACCTGGCGGAGCTCATGGCCCGCACCCGGGAGCGGGGCGACCTGCGGGCGGACGTCGACGCCGCCGGGGTCCTGCTGCTCGTGTGCGGGCTGGCGCACGCCGTGCGCAGCGCGGGGGTCCCCGCCGACAGCCCGCCGGGCCGGGTCCTCCTGCGCGTGGTGCTCGACGGGCTGCGCCCGCCCCGGCGGGACTGA
- a CDS encoding aldo/keto reductase: protein MHTRALGNDTVGRVEVGAVGLGLMTFDQTGHQPREQLLDTVRAALDAGVTLFDTADAYGPGQELGPDAQGENEKLIASILDELGVRDRVLLATKGGAFRTEGGGWDHDGRPEHLYRAVDASLSRLGVEQIALWQHHRPDPEVDYAETIGALTEIAASGKVAMIGLSNADPGQIRAAHEALGDSLVSVQNQFSPKFRSSRPEIDVCTELGLAFLPWSPLGGLSDAKELATHHPAFQQVAQARGVSAQQVALAWELAQSPVVIPIPGAKRPQSILDSAAAADLELTPEELTALDQE, encoded by the coding sequence ATGCACACACGCGCACTCGGCAACGACACCGTCGGCCGCGTCGAGGTCGGGGCGGTCGGGCTCGGCCTGATGACGTTCGACCAGACCGGCCACCAGCCCCGCGAGCAGCTGCTCGACACCGTCCGCGCCGCGCTCGACGCCGGCGTCACCCTCTTCGACACCGCCGACGCCTACGGGCCCGGCCAGGAGCTGGGTCCGGACGCCCAGGGCGAGAACGAGAAGCTCATCGCCTCGATCCTCGACGAGCTCGGCGTCCGCGACCGCGTGCTCCTGGCCACGAAGGGCGGTGCCTTCCGCACGGAGGGCGGCGGCTGGGACCACGACGGGCGGCCCGAGCACCTGTACCGGGCGGTCGACGCCAGCCTGTCGCGGCTCGGCGTCGAGCAGATCGCGCTGTGGCAGCATCACCGCCCCGACCCGGAGGTCGACTACGCCGAGACCATCGGCGCGCTGACCGAGATCGCGGCCAGCGGCAAGGTGGCGATGATCGGGCTGTCCAACGCCGACCCCGGCCAGATCCGGGCGGCGCACGAGGCGCTGGGCGACAGCCTGGTCAGCGTGCAGAACCAGTTCAGCCCGAAGTTCCGCAGCAGCCGGCCCGAGATCGACGTCTGCACCGAGCTGGGCCTGGCCTTCCTGCCCTGGAGCCCGCTCGGCGGGCTGTCGGACGCCAAGGAGCTGGCCACCCACCACCCGGCCTTCCAGCAGGTGGCGCAGGCCCGCGGCGTGAGCGCCCAGCAGGTGGCGCTGGCCTGGGAGCTGGCCCAGTCGCCCGTGGTCATCCCGATCCCGGGCGCCAAGCGGCCGCAGTCGATCCTCGACTCCGCCGCGGCCGCTGACCTCGAGCTGACGCCGGAGGAGCTGACCGCGCTCGACCAGGAGTGA
- a CDS encoding FG-GAP repeat protein, with the protein MRRVRRTNRVIVAAVGLAATSLLWTAPPASAASGCSTSSSDFDRDGTPDVAVGVPGGAGRNGAVQVRLSNEGEPITTTVTGAPGFGTAVTSVSSYAGAGDDELCSQLVVGSPDESTRAGLRRSGAVHVYAWDAAAQRFVLRGSFAPQARGVQGTAQSGARFGAALAAEQRPAGTTGPSPARLFVGAPGTDLGGFPDTGQVTSFWVDAEDDPLAHETELTRLGEPLTDEPTPRAALGSSLSVADGVVAMGMPGFPTRGQAGAGAVLVDLVDGGPDDPNALVLSQASAGVPGSPEKGDRFGASVHVVPGPAGQRPTVLAGAPGEDVGEAADAGSVTVARISPDLEVSGAARTVHQDSAGMAGSVEAGDQLGAAVSSARYGSSTVYLVGAPGEDVGTVRDAGMVQTIGTGKGWTQSSAGVPGTVEPGDRLGASLGGSPATGATRSSVGIPGEDASTGAVLVGLPGGGRPVSYLKGTQVGNRFGFTVAP; encoded by the coding sequence ATGCGAAGAGTCCGACGCACGAACCGGGTGATCGTGGCCGCCGTGGGGTTGGCCGCCACCAGCCTGCTGTGGACCGCCCCACCCGCCTCGGCCGCGTCCGGGTGCTCGACGAGCAGCTCCGACTTCGACCGCGACGGCACGCCGGACGTGGCCGTGGGGGTGCCGGGTGGAGCCGGTCGCAACGGCGCGGTGCAGGTGCGGCTCAGCAACGAGGGCGAGCCGATCACCACCACGGTGACCGGCGCCCCGGGGTTTGGTACGGCGGTCACGTCCGTGAGCTCGTACGCGGGTGCGGGCGACGACGAGCTCTGCAGCCAGCTGGTCGTCGGCAGCCCCGACGAGAGCACCCGCGCCGGCCTGCGGCGGAGCGGAGCCGTCCACGTGTACGCCTGGGACGCGGCCGCGCAGCGGTTCGTGCTGCGCGGGAGCTTCGCACCCCAGGCCCGGGGCGTGCAGGGCACAGCCCAGTCGGGCGCCCGTTTCGGTGCGGCCCTGGCGGCCGAGCAGCGGCCGGCCGGCACGACCGGTCCGAGCCCGGCACGGCTGTTCGTGGGGGCCCCGGGCACCGACCTCGGCGGGTTCCCCGACACGGGGCAGGTGACGTCGTTCTGGGTCGACGCCGAGGACGACCCCCTCGCCCACGAGACGGAGCTCACCCGGCTCGGCGAGCCCCTGACCGACGAGCCCACCCCGCGAGCCGCTCTGGGCTCGTCCCTGTCGGTGGCCGACGGCGTGGTGGCGATGGGCATGCCGGGCTTCCCGACGCGTGGTCAGGCCGGGGCCGGCGCCGTGCTGGTCGACCTCGTGGACGGCGGCCCTGACGACCCCAACGCCCTGGTGCTGAGCCAGGCCAGCGCGGGGGTGCCGGGCTCCCCGGAGAAGGGCGACCGGTTCGGGGCGTCGGTGCACGTCGTGCCCGGTCCGGCCGGTCAGCGGCCGACCGTGCTGGCGGGTGCACCCGGGGAGGACGTCGGCGAGGCCGCCGACGCCGGCTCCGTGACCGTCGCGCGCATCTCCCCCGACCTGGAGGTCAGCGGCGCGGCCCGGACCGTGCACCAGGACTCCGCAGGGATGGCCGGGTCGGTGGAAGCCGGCGACCAGCTCGGCGCCGCGGTCTCCAGCGCGCGGTACGGCTCCTCGACCGTCTACCTGGTGGGCGCCCCCGGGGAGGACGTCGGCACCGTGCGCGATGCCGGGATGGTGCAGACGATCGGCACCGGCAAGGGCTGGACGCAGAGCAGCGCGGGCGTGCCCGGCACCGTCGAGCCCGGTGACCGGCTGGGCGCCTCGCTGGGCGGTTCGCCGGCCACCGGGGCCACCCGGTCCTCGGTCGGCATCCCCGGCGAGGACGCCTCGACCGGCGCCGTGCTCGTCGGGCTCCCCGGCGGCGGCAGACCGGTCAGCTACCTGAAGGGGACCCAGGTGGGCAACCGGTTCGGCTTCACCGTGGCTCCCTGA
- a CDS encoding histidine phosphatase family protein → MTAARLVVWRHGRTPWNVENRFQGQADIGLDDVGRGQAARAAVALAALEPAVLWSSDLSRARDTAGELADLTGLPVTTDRRLREIHVGSWEGLLGSDVERVDPEASARLRAGEDVRRSATGESPREVGVRVAAALRELAEAAPDGSTVVAASHGLAGRAGVAELVGLPPEHWRLLGGLTNCAWVSVDRHRSGRYWRIEQYNVTAPDPTDPLEERADFATKATAG, encoded by the coding sequence GTGACCGCCGCCCGCCTCGTCGTCTGGCGGCACGGCCGCACCCCCTGGAACGTCGAGAACCGGTTCCAGGGCCAGGCCGACATCGGGCTCGACGACGTCGGCCGCGGCCAGGCGGCCCGCGCCGCCGTCGCGCTCGCCGCGCTGGAGCCCGCCGTGCTGTGGTCCAGCGACCTCAGCCGCGCCCGCGACACCGCCGGCGAGCTCGCCGACCTCACCGGTCTCCCGGTGACGACCGACCGCCGGCTGCGCGAGATCCACGTCGGCAGCTGGGAGGGCCTGCTGGGCTCCGACGTCGAGCGCGTCGACCCCGAGGCCTCCGCCCGGCTGCGCGCCGGCGAGGACGTCCGCCGCTCGGCGACGGGGGAGAGCCCCCGCGAGGTCGGCGTCCGCGTCGCGGCCGCCCTGCGCGAGCTGGCCGAGGCCGCTCCCGACGGCAGCACCGTCGTCGCGGCCAGCCACGGCCTGGCCGGCCGCGCCGGCGTCGCCGAGCTCGTCGGCCTGCCGCCCGAGCACTGGCGGCTCCTCGGCGGGCTCACCAACTGCGCGTGGGTGAGCGTCGACCGGCACCGCTCGGGCCGCTACTGGCGGATCGAGCAGTACAACGTCACCGCCCCGGACCCGACCGACCCGCTCGAGGAGCGGGCCGATTTCGCGACCAAGGCGACGGCAGGCTAG
- the rsfS gene encoding ribosome silencing factor, whose product MTATDRALELTRAAAEAAVDKLGTDLIAYDVSDQLAITDVFLVVTATNERQVGAVVDGVEEALRALDAKPVRREGDREQRWVLLDYLDVVVHVQHSDERKFYALERLWSDCPVIPLGLDERR is encoded by the coding sequence GTGACAGCTACCGACCGTGCCCTGGAGCTCACCCGGGCGGCCGCCGAGGCCGCCGTGGACAAGCTCGGCACCGACCTCATCGCCTACGACGTCTCCGACCAGCTCGCCATCACCGACGTGTTCCTCGTCGTGACCGCGACGAACGAGCGCCAGGTCGGCGCCGTCGTCGACGGCGTCGAGGAGGCCCTGCGCGCCCTCGACGCCAAGCCCGTGCGGCGCGAGGGCGACCGCGAGCAGCGCTGGGTGCTGCTGGACTACCTCGACGTCGTGGTGCACGTCCAGCACAGCGACGAGCGCAAGTTCTACGCCCTCGAGCGGCTCTGGAGCGACTGCCCCGTGATCCCGCTCGGGCTCGACGAGCGCCGGTGA
- the nadD gene encoding nicotinate-nucleotide adenylyltransferase, giving the protein MPRATGLARTRGEDPNHRHRLGVMGGTFDPIHHGHLVAASEVASRFGLDEVVFVPTGQPWQKADREVSSAEDRYLMTVIATASNPRFTVSRVDVERDGPTYTVDTLADLRAERGEDVDLYFITGADALTQILTWRNSDRLFDLAHFVGCTRPGVELDTTVIDQLPRDRVTVMEIPALAISSTACRKRVAEQEPTWYLVPDGIVQYIAKRGLYRP; this is encoded by the coding sequence CTGCCCCGCGCCACCGGGCTCGCCCGCACCCGCGGCGAGGACCCGAACCACCGGCACCGGCTCGGGGTGATGGGTGGCACCTTCGACCCCATCCACCACGGCCACCTGGTCGCCGCCAGCGAGGTGGCCAGCCGTTTCGGCCTGGACGAGGTCGTCTTCGTGCCCACGGGGCAGCCCTGGCAGAAGGCCGACCGCGAGGTGTCCTCGGCCGAGGACCGCTACCTGATGACCGTCATCGCGACGGCGTCCAACCCGCGCTTCACCGTGAGCCGGGTCGACGTCGAGCGGGACGGCCCCACCTACACCGTCGACACCCTGGCCGACCTGCGCGCCGAGCGCGGGGAGGACGTCGACCTCTACTTCATCACCGGTGCCGACGCGCTCACCCAGATCCTCACCTGGCGCAACTCGGACCGGCTGTTCGACCTCGCGCACTTCGTCGGGTGCACCCGGCCCGGGGTCGAGCTCGACACCACCGTCATCGACCAGCTGCCGCGCGACCGCGTCACCGTGATGGAGATCCCGGCCCTGGCCATCTCCTCCACCGCGTGCCGCAAGCGCGTGGCCGAGCAGGAGCCGACGTGGTACCTGGTGCCCGACGGCATCGTGCAGTACATCGCCAAGCGCGGGCTCTACCGCCCGTGA
- a CDS encoding glutamate-5-semialdehyde dehydrogenase yields the protein MTVLEQTTRARAAALALAGATRAAKDAGLHAMADALNEAGTAVLEANAADVARAEAAGTSAALVDRLRLTPDRVAGMVDGLRQVAALPDPVGDVVRGWTNPDGVQVRQLRVPFGVVGIIYEARPNVTADAAGLCLKSGNASLLRGSSSAAESNRAVVDALRAGLVEAGLPADAVQLVPGPRAVTDELMAARGQVDVLIPRGGAGLIEHVVRHAQVPVIETGVGNCHLVVDASADPAMALEILLNAKVQRPSVCNAVETLLVHADAAATFLPLALPALAAAGVTVHGDARVATYGDVVPATEEDWGTEYLSLDLAAAVVDDLDAALAHVRRWSTGHSETIVTGSQRSAARFTAEVDAAAVLVNASSRFVDGGELGFGAEIGISTQKLHARGPMGLAEMTSTKYVVTGSGQTRR from the coding sequence GTGACCGTGCTCGAGCAGACCACCCGCGCCCGCGCGGCGGCCCTCGCGCTGGCCGGGGCCACGCGGGCCGCGAAGGACGCCGGCCTGCACGCCATGGCCGACGCCCTGAACGAGGCCGGGACGGCCGTCCTCGAGGCCAACGCCGCCGACGTGGCCCGGGCCGAGGCCGCCGGCACCAGCGCCGCGCTCGTCGACCGGCTCCGGCTCACCCCCGACCGCGTCGCCGGGATGGTCGACGGCCTGCGCCAGGTCGCCGCGCTGCCCGACCCGGTCGGCGACGTCGTCCGCGGGTGGACCAACCCGGACGGCGTCCAGGTGCGCCAGCTGCGCGTCCCCTTCGGGGTGGTCGGCATCATCTACGAGGCCCGCCCCAACGTCACCGCCGACGCCGCCGGGCTCTGCCTCAAGTCCGGCAACGCCTCGCTGCTGCGCGGCTCCAGCTCGGCCGCGGAGTCCAACCGCGCCGTCGTCGACGCGCTGCGCGCCGGCCTGGTCGAGGCCGGGCTGCCCGCCGACGCCGTCCAGCTGGTCCCGGGGCCGCGCGCCGTCACCGACGAGCTGATGGCGGCGCGGGGGCAGGTCGACGTCCTCATCCCGCGCGGCGGCGCCGGCCTCATCGAGCACGTCGTGCGGCACGCCCAGGTGCCCGTCATCGAGACCGGGGTCGGCAACTGCCACCTCGTCGTCGACGCGAGCGCCGACCCGGCGATGGCCCTGGAGATCCTGCTCAACGCCAAGGTCCAGCGCCCCTCGGTCTGCAACGCCGTCGAGACGCTGCTGGTGCACGCCGACGCCGCCGCGACCTTCCTGCCGCTCGCCCTGCCGGCGCTGGCCGCGGCCGGGGTCACCGTCCACGGCGACGCGCGGGTGGCCACCTACGGCGACGTGGTGCCGGCGACCGAGGAGGACTGGGGGACCGAGTACCTCTCCCTCGACCTCGCCGCCGCCGTCGTCGACGACCTCGACGCCGCGCTGGCCCACGTCCGCCGCTGGAGCACCGGGCACAGCGAGACGATCGTCACCGGGTCGCAGCGCTCGGCGGCCCGGTTCACCGCCGAGGTCGACGCCGCCGCAGTGCTGGTCAACGCCTCCAGCCGCTTCGTCGACGGCGGCGAGCTGGGCTTCGGCGCCGAGATCGGCATCTCCACCCAGAAGCTGCACGCGCGCGGGCCGATGGGGCTGGCCGAGATGACGTCGACGAAGTACGTCGTCACGGGGTCGGGCCAGACGCGCCGCTGA
- a CDS encoding AAA family ATPase, which translates to MLPEHLAVLMSGRQYIDVVGSAQPWPIPAGWWDHARSRVRELVEDPRAGATQNWTSWPESTRDVAPFLQNLAMSLGGYVAIFAGEFAQFPEQLVDEYLSPTQRREPMVARNWYMTDCEWPLFLYKYAGNDPAARRGALELSQECVRFLAEIGPLRPRAEALLGIYERVLTTRELRDFHTSAAFPEVARMWRHQLMTEAEQEVLPEIGGWGAALSWSYEGLQAAHDHLSRVTSRAETLPEVVASMALCDNVDTLPAGLAVAVGSQRFEEISEAFEVRSHGFDSAEWLQANRGWLARTLLTGEIDACRAWLSMAAQVSRVVAGLPGPPTPSAAPDTIGFVTDVEELFTFKPAANPMVKAFGSVPPPARPAPVARVPRPLGSEAEEEDLDEDTGVPEVEIGDPQGELAALVGLAPIKEQVRRLVAEAKADQLRAQAGMPDRHRSRHMVFVGNPGTAKTTVARLLARIYAQLGTLSNGHLVEASRVDLVGQYIGQTSPKVRKMFNKASGGVLFIDEAYALIPHDSHRDFGVEAVSTLLKLMEDRREEVVVIVAGYPREMQRFLSSNPGLASRFPKTLTFDDYDDDELYAIFELTAAQAGFEIGPGVEERVRALIPAPHPPGFGNGRFVRNVFEEAVSIQAERLVDLVEPTVEDIRTLVAADLPTEAPPDDPKLQGFYL; encoded by the coding sequence GTGTTGCCAGAGCACCTGGCGGTGCTGATGTCGGGGCGCCAGTACATCGACGTCGTCGGCTCCGCCCAGCCCTGGCCCATCCCCGCCGGCTGGTGGGACCACGCCCGCAGCCGCGTCCGCGAGCTCGTCGAGGACCCGCGCGCCGGCGCCACCCAGAACTGGACGAGCTGGCCCGAGAGCACCCGCGACGTCGCGCCCTTCCTGCAGAACCTGGCCATGTCCCTGGGCGGCTACGTCGCCATCTTCGCCGGGGAGTTCGCGCAGTTCCCCGAGCAGCTGGTCGACGAGTACCTTTCCCCCACCCAGCGGCGTGAGCCGATGGTGGCCCGCAACTGGTACATGACCGACTGCGAGTGGCCGCTGTTCCTCTACAAGTACGCGGGCAACGACCCGGCCGCCCGGCGCGGGGCGCTGGAGCTGTCCCAGGAGTGCGTGCGCTTCCTGGCCGAGATCGGCCCGCTGCGGCCGCGGGCCGAGGCGCTGCTGGGGATCTACGAGCGCGTCCTGACCACCCGCGAGCTCCGCGACTTCCACACCAGCGCCGCCTTCCCCGAGGTGGCCCGGATGTGGCGCCACCAGCTGATGACCGAGGCCGAGCAGGAGGTGCTGCCCGAGATCGGCGGCTGGGGCGCCGCCCTGTCCTGGTCCTACGAGGGCCTGCAGGCCGCGCACGACCACCTCAGCCGCGTCACCAGCCGGGCCGAGACGCTGCCCGAGGTCGTCGCGTCGATGGCGCTCTGCGACAACGTCGACACCCTGCCCGCCGGCCTGGCCGTCGCCGTCGGCTCCCAGCGCTTCGAGGAGATCAGCGAGGCCTTCGAGGTCCGATCGCACGGCTTCGACTCCGCCGAGTGGCTGCAGGCCAACCGGGGCTGGCTGGCCCGCACGCTGCTGACCGGCGAGATCGACGCGTGCCGGGCCTGGCTGTCGATGGCCGCGCAGGTCTCGCGGGTGGTGGCCGGGCTGCCCGGTCCGCCCACGCCGTCGGCCGCGCCGGACACGATCGGCTTCGTCACCGACGTCGAGGAGCTGTTCACCTTCAAGCCGGCGGCCAACCCGATGGTCAAGGCGTTCGGCAGCGTGCCGCCGCCCGCCCGGCCGGCGCCCGTCGCCCGGGTCCCGCGACCGCTGGGGTCGGAGGCCGAGGAGGAGGACCTCGACGAGGACACCGGCGTCCCCGAGGTCGAGATCGGCGACCCGCAGGGCGAGCTGGCCGCGCTCGTCGGGCTGGCCCCGATCAAGGAGCAGGTCCGCCGGCTGGTGGCCGAGGCCAAGGCCGACCAGCTGCGCGCCCAGGCCGGGATGCCCGACCGGCACCGCTCCCGGCACATGGTGTTCGTCGGCAACCCCGGCACCGCCAAGACCACCGTCGCGCGGCTGCTCGCCCGCATCTACGCCCAGCTGGGGACGCTCTCCAACGGGCACCTGGTCGAGGCCAGCCGCGTCGACCTCGTCGGCCAGTACATCGGGCAGACCTCCCCGAAGGTCCGCAAGATGTTCAACAAGGCGTCCGGCGGCGTGCTGTTCATCGACGAGGCCTACGCCCTGATCCCGCACGACTCGCACCGCGACTTCGGCGTCGAGGCCGTCTCGACGCTGCTCAAGCTGATGGAGGACCGCCGCGAGGAGGTCGTCGTCATCGTCGCCGGCTACCCGCGGGAGATGCAGCGCTTCCTGTCCTCCAACCCGGGCCTGGCGTCGCGGTTCCCCAAGACGCTGACCTTCGACGACTACGACGACGACGAGCTGTACGCCATCTTCGAGCTGACGGCCGCCCAGGCCGGCTTCGAGATCGGGCCCGGCGTCGAGGAGCGGGTCCGCGCGCTGATTCCAGCCCCGCACCCGCCCGGGTTCGGCAACGGCCGCTTCGTCCGCAACGTCTTCGAGGAGGCCGTCTCCATCCAGGCCGAGCGCCTCGTCGACCTGGTCGAGCCCACCGTCGAGGACATCCGCACCCTGGTCGCCGCCGACCTGCCCACCGAGGCCCCGCCGGACGACCCCAAGCTGCAGGGCTTCTACCTCTAG
- a CDS encoding methylated-DNA--[protein]-cysteine S-methyltransferase, whose product MLSVDRYDSPVGVLGVLGGPAGLRELGWGLVTRGAATEPDACVQQVVGQLREYFAGHRQHFDVPLDLPPLEPATRAVLAALQTVPYGTTITYGELASRSGTGLPARAIGSIMGANPVPLVIPCHRVVAGDGLGGYSGGEPGQGVATKRWLLELEGALPPTLL is encoded by the coding sequence GGTGCTGGGCGGGCCCGCCGGGCTGCGGGAGCTGGGCTGGGGCTTGGTGACGCGCGGCGCCGCGACCGAGCCGGACGCCTGCGTCCAGCAGGTCGTCGGCCAGCTGCGCGAGTACTTCGCCGGACACCGGCAGCACTTCGACGTGCCCCTGGACCTGCCCCCGCTGGAGCCGGCGACGCGCGCCGTGCTGGCGGCCCTGCAGACGGTCCCGTACGGCACGACCATCACCTACGGCGAGCTCGCGTCCCGCAGCGGCACCGGCCTGCCCGCCCGGGCCATCGGCTCGATCATGGGCGCCAACCCGGTCCCGCTGGTCATCCCGTGCCACCGCGTCGTCGCCGGCGACGGCCTCGGCGGCTACTCCGGCGGCGAGCCCGGCCAGGGCGTGGCCACCAAGCGCTGGCTGCTCGAGCTCGAGGGCGCGCTGCCCCCGACCCTGCTCTGA